One genomic window of Pungitius pungitius chromosome 11, fPunPun2.1, whole genome shotgun sequence includes the following:
- the znf384b gene encoding zinc finger protein 384b isoform X1 → MMEDSHFNSSYFWSPIPVPGQIENAMFLNKVKEQQEKNASFSSSTASHYQTALLTIPTPGGKADGGGQVGSVAHLHPAHSTQNMLSVPSTGIMTAAGLVITTPQGTLVSPTCSQSFVSGHPATTMIVSALHSADRKEGDGAHVVVMPAPSKRGRKKKTTTLSRIGPVGPGNETLILAHLTAGGQVASLQHHTGDPYDLSNEDEDHGQKDSTKTYRCRMCAATFLSKSDMQIHSKSHTEAKPHKCPHCAKSFANSSYLAQHIRIHSGAKPYTCSYCQKSFRQLSHLQQHTRNHTESKPHKCPHCTKSFANSSYLAQHVRIHTGVKPYTCSYCQKHFRQLSHLQQHNRIHTGDRPYKCIHPGCEKSFTQLSNLQSHRRQHNKDKPYKCTNCNKGYVDAASLEVHMSTHTVKHARIYSCGLCNRTYTSETYLVKHMEKHNPDQLSASAAQATQQNQSQGPGQSRLDGADGGSSRPGGAGNGGTGGGQQGQSQGNYVQTETISCPFDLNQYKTVSASDIQYKPVSVADITSHKDLCLTVSASTIQVEHLNS, encoded by the exons ATGATGGAGGACTCTCATTTTAATTCATCGTATTTCTGGTCCCCCATCCCTGTACCAGGACAG ATTGAGAATGCCATGTTCCTTAACaaggtgaaggagcaacaggAAAAGAatgcctccttctcttcttcaacTGCATCCCACTACCAAACGGCTCTCCTCACCATTCCAACTCCGGGGGGCAAGGCAGATGGCGGCGGGCAGGTGGGCAGCGTGGCACACCTCCACCCTGCCCACAGCACCCAGAACATGCTGTCCGTCCCCTCCACAGGCATCATGACGGCAG CGGGTCTGGTCATCACAACTCCTCAGGGAACACTAGTCTCTCCCACCTGCTCTCAGTCATTTGTCTCTGGTCATCCAGCAACGACCATGATTGTTTCCGCCCTCCACTCTGCAG ACAGGAAAGAAGGGGACGGGGCCCACGTGGTTGTGATGCCAGCGCCCTCCAAACgaggcagaaagaagaagaccaCAACACTGTCTAGGATCGGCCCTGTTGGACCAGGAAATGAAACGCTGATACTGGCTCATCTGACAGCTGGTGGCCAG GTGGCATCTTTGCAGCATCATACTGGAGACCCATATGATCTGtcaaatgaagatgaagatcaCGGCCAGAAAGACAGCACCAAGACATACAG GTGCCGGATGTGTGCGGCGACCTTCCTCAGTAAGTCTGACATGCAGATCCACTCCAAGTCGCACACAGAGGCCAAACCTCACAAGTGTCCTCACTGCGCCAAGTCATTCGCCAACTCCAGCTACCTGGCTCAGCACATCCGCATCCACAGCGGGGCCAAGCCTTACACCTGCTCCTACTGCCAGAAATCTTTCAGGCAGCTCAGTCATTTACAGCAGCACACACG GAACCACACAGAGTCAAAGCCTCATAAGTGTCCCCATTGTACCAAGTCATTTGCCAACTCCAGCTACTTGGCCCAACATGTGCGCATCCATACCGGCGTGAAACCCTACACCTGCTCCTACTGCCAAAAGCACTTCAGACAGCTCAGTCATCTTCAGCAGCACAATCG gATTCACACTGGAGATCGGCCATACAAGTGTATCCATCCAGGCTGTGAGAAATCCTTCACCCAACTCTCAAATTTACAG tcccACCGGCGTCAACACAACAAGGACAAGCCCTACAAGTGCACCAACTGCAATAAAGGATACGTAGATGCAGCCAGCCTGGAGGTGCACATGTCTACGCACACAGTCAAGCATGCAAGGATCTACTCGTGTGGTCTCTGCAACCGCACTTATACCTCT GAGACATATCTGGTAAAACACATGGAGAAACACAACCCAGACCAGCTGTCTGCATCAGCAGCACAGGCAACACAACAGAACCAAAGCCAGGGTCCGGGTCAGAGCCGGCTAGACGGCGCTGACGGGGGATCAAGCCGACCCGGGGGTGCCGGAAACGGAGGAACGGGCGGAGGCCAGCAGGGACAGAGCCAGGGCAACTATGTCCAGACAGAAACCATTTCCTGTCCATTTGACCTGAACCAGTATAAAACCGTGTCGGCCAGTGACATCCAGTACAAACCTGTCAGCGTAGCTGACATAACTTCCCACAAGGACCTCTGTCTCACTGTGTCAGCATCCACCATTCAAGTGGAGCACCTTAACTCTTAG
- the znf384b gene encoding zinc finger protein 384b isoform X2, producing the protein MMEDSHFNSSYFWSPIPVPGQIENAMFLNKVKEQQEKNASFSSSTASHYQTALLTIPTPGGKADGGGQVGSVAHLHPAHSTQNMLSVPSTGIMTAAGLVITTPQGTLVSPTCSQSFVSGHPATTMIVSALHSADRKEGDGAHVVVMPAPSKRGRKKKTTTLSRIGPVGPGNETLILAHLTAGGQVASLQHHTGDPYDLSNEDEDHGQKDSTKTYRNHTESKPHKCPHCTKSFANSSYLAQHVRIHTGVKPYTCSYCQKHFRQLSHLQQHNRIHTGDRPYKCIHPGCEKSFTQLSNLQSHRRQHNKDKPYKCTNCNKGYVDAASLEVHMSTHTVKHARIYSCGLCNRTYTSETYLVKHMEKHNPDQLSASAAQATQQNQSQGPGQSRLDGADGGSSRPGGAGNGGTGGGQQGQSQGNYVQTETISCPFDLNQYKTVSASDIQYKPVSVADITSHKDLCLTVSASTIQVEHLNS; encoded by the exons ATGATGGAGGACTCTCATTTTAATTCATCGTATTTCTGGTCCCCCATCCCTGTACCAGGACAG ATTGAGAATGCCATGTTCCTTAACaaggtgaaggagcaacaggAAAAGAatgcctccttctcttcttcaacTGCATCCCACTACCAAACGGCTCTCCTCACCATTCCAACTCCGGGGGGCAAGGCAGATGGCGGCGGGCAGGTGGGCAGCGTGGCACACCTCCACCCTGCCCACAGCACCCAGAACATGCTGTCCGTCCCCTCCACAGGCATCATGACGGCAG CGGGTCTGGTCATCACAACTCCTCAGGGAACACTAGTCTCTCCCACCTGCTCTCAGTCATTTGTCTCTGGTCATCCAGCAACGACCATGATTGTTTCCGCCCTCCACTCTGCAG ACAGGAAAGAAGGGGACGGGGCCCACGTGGTTGTGATGCCAGCGCCCTCCAAACgaggcagaaagaagaagaccaCAACACTGTCTAGGATCGGCCCTGTTGGACCAGGAAATGAAACGCTGATACTGGCTCATCTGACAGCTGGTGGCCAG GTGGCATCTTTGCAGCATCATACTGGAGACCCATATGATCTGtcaaatgaagatgaagatcaCGGCCAGAAAGACAGCACCAAGACATACAG GAACCACACAGAGTCAAAGCCTCATAAGTGTCCCCATTGTACCAAGTCATTTGCCAACTCCAGCTACTTGGCCCAACATGTGCGCATCCATACCGGCGTGAAACCCTACACCTGCTCCTACTGCCAAAAGCACTTCAGACAGCTCAGTCATCTTCAGCAGCACAATCG gATTCACACTGGAGATCGGCCATACAAGTGTATCCATCCAGGCTGTGAGAAATCCTTCACCCAACTCTCAAATTTACAG tcccACCGGCGTCAACACAACAAGGACAAGCCCTACAAGTGCACCAACTGCAATAAAGGATACGTAGATGCAGCCAGCCTGGAGGTGCACATGTCTACGCACACAGTCAAGCATGCAAGGATCTACTCGTGTGGTCTCTGCAACCGCACTTATACCTCT GAGACATATCTGGTAAAACACATGGAGAAACACAACCCAGACCAGCTGTCTGCATCAGCAGCACAGGCAACACAACAGAACCAAAGCCAGGGTCCGGGTCAGAGCCGGCTAGACGGCGCTGACGGGGGATCAAGCCGACCCGGGGGTGCCGGAAACGGAGGAACGGGCGGAGGCCAGCAGGGACAGAGCCAGGGCAACTATGTCCAGACAGAAACCATTTCCTGTCCATTTGACCTGAACCAGTATAAAACCGTGTCGGCCAGTGACATCCAGTACAAACCTGTCAGCGTAGCTGACATAACTTCCCACAAGGACCTCTGTCTCACTGTGTCAGCATCCACCATTCAAGTGGAGCACCTTAACTCTTAG
- the gnl1 gene encoding guanine nucleotide-binding protein-like 1 — translation MPRKKPFSNKQKKKQLQVKRDRKRGDTGSGPNSRNASVERGGERQSDTSDSETTDVRRINQQPSGRESRHDPNRFRLHFERESKEDVEKGKKLAREKVLQPISDKELEININDIFPSDKGLGFPQRPAWSYEMTRENLLRKEEKSYREYLDNLHAKNAAGSLSHFEHNLETWRQLWRVLEMSDIVLLIVDIRHPVLQFPPTVYHYITGDLQKQVILVLNKADLCPPPLVIAWKHYLTSQFPHLHIVCFTSHPGQPYSTVLQKKRMRKKADWSHAGGPLDILKACQEITAGRVDLSSWEQKIKRDAVAEQLDGERPDEGAESVLMEHQSDRAMDMGSLSQELYKDGVLTLGCIGFPNVGKSSVLNSLVARKVVSVSRTPGHTKYFQTYYLTPTVKLCDCPGLVFPSLVNKQLQILAGIYPISQLQEPYSSVGYLCARTPFLSVLKLRHPSLMENKPHQRNEGSENLSWTAWDVCEAWAERRGYKTAKAARNDVYRAANSLLRLAIDGRLCLCLRPPGYSCLREHWENHPDLSEIIALQGRTAAEGDVDRDNDDDDDDGESSTEPEEERDRDADDDEDGDDEDEGLVQPKQKEDKPSGFTVNMYNVLRENECE, via the exons ATGCCCCGGAAAAAGCCATTTAGcaacaaacagaagaagaaacagctaCAAGTCAAACgggacagaaagagag GtgacacaggctcagggccgaACAGCCGCAATGCCAGTGTGGAGCGAGGAGGGGAGAGACAGTCAGACACCTCAGACAGTGAGACCACTGATGTTAGGAGAATAAATCAGCAGCCATCCGGCAGAGAAAGTAGACATGACCCAAACAG gTTTCGACTgcattttgagagagagagtaaagaaGATgtggaaaaggggaagaagtTGGCCAGGGAGAAGGTACTGCAGCCAATCTCGGATAAGGAACTTGAGATTAACATCAATGACATCTTCCCCTCAGATAAAG GTCTTGGTTTCCCACAACGGCCGGCTTGGAGTTATGAGATGACCCGGGAGAATCTGCTTCGGAAAGAGGAGAAGTCATACAGAGAATATCTGGACAACCTGCACGCCAAAAACGCAGCTGGGTCTCTCAGCCATTTTGAGCACAATCTGGAG ACATGGAGGCAGCTATGGAGAGTGTTGGAGATGTCAGATATCGTCCTGCTCATTGTGGACATCAGACACCCG GTGCTGCAGTTCCCCCCAACTGTATATCACTACATCACAGGAGATCTCCAGAAGCAGGTGATCCTGGTGTTGAACAAAGCCGacctgtgtcctcctccactAGTGATCGCCTGGAAACACTACCTGACCTCACAGTTCCCCCACCTGCATATAGTCTGCTTCACCTCCCACCCTGGGCAGCCCTACAGCACAG TTCTCCAGAAGAAGAGAATGAGAAAGAAGGCTGACTGGAGTCACGCTGGTGGTCCTTTAGATATCCTGAAGGCCTGTCAGGAGATCACAGCAGGGAGAG ttgacctATCCAGCTGGGAGCAGAAAATTAAGAGGGATGCTGTTGCTGAGCAACTGGATGGGGAGCGGCCTGATGAAGGAGCGGAGTCTGTGCTGATGGAGCATCAGAGTGACCGGGCTATGGACATGGGCAGCCTTTCCCAAGAGCTCTACAAAGATGGGGTTCTCACACTGGGCTGCATAG GCTTTCCGAATGTCGGCAAATCATCTGTTCTGAACAGCCTGGTGGCGAGGAAGGTAGTGAGCGTGTCTCGAACCCCAGGACACACCAAATACTTCCAGACCTACTACCTCACCCCAACAGTCAAACTCTGTGACTGTCCTGGGCTGGTTTTTCCCTCCCTCGTGAACAAACAGTTGCAG atCCTGGCTGGTATCTACCCAATATCTCAGCTGCAAGAGCCTTATAGCTCAGTAGGTTATTTGTGCGCAAGGACCCCTTTCCTCTCAGTGCTGAAACTGAGACATCCCAGCTTAATGGAGAACAAACCCCATCAGAGAAACGAGGGGTCTGAGAACCTCAGCTGGACTGCTTGGGATGTGTGTGAAG CATGGGCGGAGAGGAGAGGCTACAAGACGGCAAAAGCAGCTCGCAACGATGTCTACCGCGCAGCAAACAGTCTCCTGCGGTTGGCAATTGATGGCAGGTTGTGCCTCTGCCTGAGACCACCTGGTTACAGCTGCTTGAGGG AGCACTGGGAAAATCACCCAGATTTGTCAGAGATCATTGCTCTGCAAGGAAGGACAGCAGCGGAGGGAGATGTAGACAGAGAcaacgacgacgatgatgatgacggaGAATCCAGTACGGaaccagaggaagagagagaccgGGACGCGGacgatgatgaggatggagacgaTGAAGACGAAGGCCTGGTACAACCAAAGCAGAAGGAAGATAAGCCTTCTGGTTTCACTGTCAACATGTACAATGTCCTCCGTGAAAATGAGTGTGAGTGA